GCACAAACCTGGTATGATCCAGACATTGGTTCTTTAGTATTTGGTGTGTGTGGACTAAGATCATTATATAAAAAAAGTGAAATGCACAGTGATAGGTATATTTTATTTTACGAGTCTAAGCAAAATATATAACCTCATGCTTAATCCAAAGCCGTAATGATAAAAAAATAGGAGAAATATTTAGTGAAGGAAATACCATATATTTTATGACACTTATCACTAAAAATTAAGTTACTCATACGGCATTAGTTTATATCGCGGTTGCCTACACAAAATTTTGGCATTTGTTGTAGAATGAAATATAAAAAGTACTGACGGTTATAAAAAAAGCTAATGTGTGTTAAATAAATAAATTCACGATATCATTGATCATTCATCCAATGTTTTGCACACAACAACTGCACTCTTCTATTTGCTGCAAACAACAAATGTTCACTAAAAGTATTTAACTTATGTACCATTTGAAAAACTAGCCCGTACGTACggatgcacgggttgatgactagttatTGTAATTTGGATGATTGCTTTTTTCGGTTTAATGGCCGACACTGGCAGCGGCGGAACAAACCTCATGAATATTCTGCTTTGCCGTCCAGCCTTGCGGGGTCTGTTTCACTCCACGATATTTTCTTTATTAATGTGACACATAATTATGTCACATCCAGATGTGATCTAGACAAACTCTTAAAAAACAAAGAAGAACGATGTAGTCAACATAACCCAAACAAGAACGATGTCTATTGTATTGCAATCTTTTCGGTCTACAAATAGGACTGGCCGGCTCGATAACCGCTTACACAGTCGTTAATTTTAAGCGATAAAGAACAAAAGAGGGATTGTGGGGATGGTGGAAAAATGAAAAGGAAGATGATGTCCACTTAGATATGACATAATTATGTTACATCTAGATGTGACTTAGAcaaacccatttaaaaaaatactaACAAATAAACAAGGGTGTAGGGAACATAACCTAAACATCATGTAAGTAGTCCATACAAGTTCATCGGCTACTAGGACCTGAAGATTCTACCTAGGTCCTGCTGTCGGAGTAACACAAAATAAGTGCCCGAACTGATTAACGTAAACGAGCGGTTCGAGAGGCGTGACACGGATTTTGGTTGAGTGTGTTTCTTCTTGCTTGACCCGTATCGACACATTATTGAATTCGCTGCCGCTCGGCTTGCCGGCCTCCGCATGGTAGTACGTGACCATGCTGCCGTGCATCCACAGATAGCCGCCGCCTCCAAGCGTCGGGCCGTGGACCAACGAATCCGCCGACGGCGCGAACTGCGTGATGGTCGTCATGCCAGGCCTACAGGTCTTCCACTCAGCTGGGCCGTCGTAGTCGATCATCGGCTTCAGCTCACACATCTCCTGAAACGCCCGAGCGCGATCCTCCATGcttggctccggcggcggcggcgcgccggaTGCCCCCGCAGGAGCCGACACCTGATTGGTTAAATCACAAACCAAGTTAGCCCATATTTGATTAACAGGTTTACCTAGCCAAGCACGTAAAGTTTGAGATTTTGCGGATGGAGACCTTGATTATTTTGTAGGGGATGAAATGGCATCCGGCGGCCAAGTCTAGAGACGGGACCGCCGTGCACGGTCCGATCGCCTCCTTGGCGGGCTCCTGCAGCGCGCGCGCGGCGCCGGCTTCGGTCTCGAAGACGACCACCGCCCTCATCAGGAGGATGCAGATCGCGACTGCCTCGACGCCGTCGAACGCGGCGCGCACGTCCTCGGGGCCTTTCAACGAGCGGAGGTGGACCAGGACGAGGCGGCGGTGGAGGTCGGAGGTGTCGCCGGACCCGGAGAGCTGGTTCGCGACCGGGGCGAGGAGGCTGCGTGCCACGCTTGCCGTGGCGGCGTCGTCGCCGTAGACGCGGCGAATCATTATCACGTCCCTTCGAACCGGGATCTCCATGCTAATCAGGTTAATTTGCTGTTTGGTTGTTGCTGATCTGAATCTAAGAACTAAGATCTGGGTGCTTCTTCTCCTCTGATCTGAAATAGTATATGTAGGGGAGTTGTGGCCGGGTCCAACTTTTATGTCGGTTTCGGGTCCAATTAAGACTAAACAAACCGAGAGATTATAGCTAAGGCAAACAGGCAAAAGCTCAATACCTTGCCGAGCAAACCTGTCTGACAGGCACATTAAAATGTCGCCACAATGCCCAGTACGTCATGATGGTCCTGAAACACTACGGCATCTCCTGTTCGTGTGCCCGGTGGCAGTGGAGGTTTGGAAATTGCTTGGTTTGATTTGATGTGATAAAGCAAGGTCTGCTCATGGATAAATCTGGAGGGTGTTGGAGTTTCTTCTGAATCTTCCTGAGAACTATATCCATATCCTGGGACTGACGAAATTAAAGGAGACAATTGCTACTTGCTGCTGGTATTTGTGATGGGAAAGGAGGAAGCATACGCATGGGGGAATACCGCAAAATGCATCCCAGGTTAGCCTAGCAGTTCGAGCGTTGGTGGCGAACTTTATTTCTGCTAATTCACCTAAGGCACGTGCATGTCTTGATAGTTGGGTGAGACCGAGACGTGACTACGTCAAGCTTAATGTGGATGCGGGGTTTGATGCGGACACACTTGAAGGCTCTGTGGGAGCTGTCATTCGAGATCATAATGGCAAGTTCATTGCGGCTGCAAATGAAAAACTGAATATCTGCTATGATGCTTTCATGGCAGAAGCCATTGCGGTAAGATTTGGTTTGAACTTGGCACGTACAGCAGGCTGCAACAAAATTGAAGTGAATTCGGATAATTTAGAGGTAATAGCTGCACTGAAGGAGGGCTATTCATCTTTAGTAGCCAGCGCCATCTTTGATGATTGTTTTTTCATGTCTTTTGATTTTCACTCATATCTTGTATGACCATTGTAATAGAGACAACAATGGTGTAGCCCATGAACTAGCTAGACTTGCTAAGTTCTCACCTCCTGATGTATGGTTGGATTCACCCTCAGGGAAGTCCTTCTGTTGATTGTTTCTGATGCTACTTTTGTAGCAACTTAATAAAGAGGAGGTTTGTGTCAAAAAAAAAGACAAAAGCGACTACTACGAGCCATCCGACGAAATCAATCCGGTTGCCAGCCGTCCGATCGATCCATTAGTTCCAGCCCTTAGATATGTCAATGCACGCTGACCCTTCTCTCTCGCGTCGCATCCAGTCAGCCCCTCTGCTTTGATCTAGCAACACCACAAGTTGCCGGCGAGCGTCCATCGCAACACCGGAGGGAGGCAGCTCCCCTGACGTACTGCACATGCCGTTGGGggcactgacgtgtgggcccatctATCAGTGGCCGAATGGTACCCTGCCGCATGGTAGAGGACCCTCGTCCACACCGGAGAGCCGCCATGATGAGAGCTTCATAGCAACATGAATAGGTGCAAACACGTTGAACGAGTTTATGTCCGAGGGTGTTccgatcttcacgtcgtaggatTGAATTGGGAGAGACAACTAGCTGTAAGCATCCTGGATAACTAGATTTATACCTgtcaaggttggatgcaacccgtacgttgggATGGTTGACTCGAGCTATAAGAACTCCAACCCGTTGTCCAAACAATTGCAAAACCACAAATCGGGAGTAACCCAGACAAAACGGTTGGAACCGTAGAGCCTGAATTATGAGGAACCAGAGGTTCCTTCTCGCAAATCTggatgaactcacaagagcaaagatAGTAAGGATCTCTCGGATCTCTAGCAGTCTTCCTGTGTATGCTTGTAGCCGAATGGTTTGGCAAAAGATTTCTAAAAGGATGAGGGACATGGGGTTTTATAGTAGGGACAACCCCACTTAGCTAGGTGTGAAAAGGTTTCAAAAGTAATCAACTTTGCATGGCTTCTTTGGGGGAATAAGCAGTTAACTTCAGAAGTTGTGGGAGAGCTCCTCGAAAATTCGTGAAGCCTTAACAGTCTGAACACCTTCCACGAGAATTACTAGACCGTTTGACTGACAAGTCCAAATCATGTGAGTTCTTTTGCATTGAAAAGTAAATTTGATGTAGCTTTCGATGATGTACCCCTATGGACCTATCTCTCCTTCAAATGAGTGTGGCACAAGGgaacatcagaggtaaaaactgacagcatGAGCTTCACTTGGAACTTGTTTTGACAAAACTCGTTTCTTCGACTTTCTTTCTTCATGAGCTGAGATGTTGTTTGCGTCTTTGATATTGCATCTGAAATAAGCAACAAGGAGATGAAAGTGCAGCCATGTGTTCAAAATTGTAGTATGAAATTAAGTTAGCCTTCACCTAGTCATGTATTTGTTTGACGCAAATTGTTATGATTTCTCTTTTTATGTCCAGGGCTGTATCGATTGTTGTcattgtcgtggatctaagactgacagtagaacggggggtaggtatgaggaggcaagatcctagctatggagtagttgtacacacgagttttacgagttcaggcccttcttggaggaagtaacagaCCTACGTCTCGGCGCCCTGAGGCGGTCggctggattatatgtgtgtgtgtgtttacaaaagtgcaaacccttgtcccataggagggaggtggcttatatagagtgcgccaggaccccagctcccctccgttacacagagttcaatgctcataaaggaaaggcgttacaggtaacgtctacagtaaatgtcataaatgctcataatgctatagtttaagtcttaaccgttgcagagtggagggttcctcatcttgtggtggtcgagtgtcttcaaggtggtcgagtgaacgcatctccacggtcgagtggatgatgatttctcttcgactgcttctgattctttgtaaagatgtccttggggagggtatgctggacaggtccatgaccctaccctaggtacatagcttcatcattagcccccgaatggatcagggtttgagtgaggaaggggtcgagaacacttccgacccactctttgtgctatgaatatgccttgtcctgaaacaatgagttgaggagacgacgtcgactcctttctcaatcaccttggtccattcttggttgttgtcaagtgaactttcatggttgaattctgaatgatgatgtagagggtgtttgtcttcagtctgacaggttgttccgctctccgcggatctcgcgggattcgaattttgggaatcGCGCCAGACGGGAGGAAACGAGGTTATCGGGACGAATTAGGTAAGTCTCcttgatccccgcgccacctttttcgccacgtactgcgcgcgcgactgttgcgggatttgtttagatcacTTGGGTCCACTAGTTAGCCACTCGGTGGAAGGCCTTATAAAAGGTCCCGGGCCAGGCCTCTGCTCCGCACGCCCccattctctcttctctttctcccgaTCCCTCCGCCACTCTCGCTTCCGCCTCGTCGCCGGACCTCCGCTCAAGCTCGATCCGCCACCATGGGGAAGGATAGGATGGCGGCGTTGGAACGCGTGAAGAAGGCGACCGTGAAGGCAAAGGGCAAGCGGACCAACCAGGGTGGATCCTCGTCGAGTtccggcctgccggcgggctggatccagggcgactggatccgctcggcaatcacgcaggacgacctcgacgacctggtggaggggggattgatcccccacaagtcggctcgGCTCCCGAGGGACGAAACCAAGCCGCAGCCtagagagggtgagtgtgtcctcctagcaACCCACGTAGATCGCagattctcactgcctccccaccatttcttccggggttttttgaacttctttggggctcagctccaccatttcactccgaacaccatagtctatctggccactttcatgtccatgtgcgaaaacttattgggctgtcgaccgcactgggggcttttcaaacacatcttcacttgccgttcccagtcggtcaaaaaggccaagtcgagtgacgagaggacgcgggTGATTCATATGTGtggtggtctggggatccagatgaggagcaagagtactttcccaacgatgatccttcctgactcggtccgggcctggcagtcgacttggttttactgcaaggatcagccaacccctggccagtcgactggacctcctcctttttccttggctcgagtggagaagcctgctcctttgaaggtagttccagaagagaaggcgcaggtcaaggagctggttgaacgggtcgtccagcttgtccgcgacggagtgaccgggatggatctgctggaggtccttctcggtcgacgcatccaacctcttcaggcgcgcgatcatccgatgtggatgtactctgggctcgaggataccactcggatccacccggaggaggttagcaaggatatcttggagaactggttgaggggaatcactggcaacaaagacaaccctcggggatccaggagggtgattccattcgacaactcacgccagccggagcaggtatatttctgctttatcaagtatctttccgattcaccacgtgatgtcccgtttgtggtctactgaatgtcttttgattgttatcctttcaggccctcattgaaatgtactcgatgcccaacggagtgcaggaccccggcgctgaagaagaagggagcgggggcaagagcggcgaggagcattcggaagccgaggaggacgaggagagcaatgaatcgaccgatgaggaagaagtcgactcgcctccttgCAGGGAGAGGAGGTCCAAGCACACTCATGACCCGGCACGCGCTCCAGACTTGGTGGCTGCGCCGATCGGGCAATCCTCGAAGCGCCCCAGGACGTCTTCCCCGACGCCGACTGAGAAGCCTCCAAAGCAATCCAAGGTCGCGCCACTTCCAGCGCCGAAAGTGCCGAAAGCCATCTCTTCCAAACCGCCCAAAGCTTTGCCTcggatcaaagtgaccgttcctactatctccgggtaaccatctgacttgtcctttatgtggattcgattaactgggtgtaaccgattgaatgcgggcctttgcagtgctgctacgtcaaggacctcttcataccagtaccgggacgaggaaatggaggatgcggtaacctctaacccaggtatgaactcttgcgatttcgattcttgatctttttagggtcgagtggttcacttggggtcgaatgttttgtcttgcagctccacccaacatcattgaccttccagacgacgacgaagatgtggctcctaagcctaggaagagcaagaaggtaacaGCTGGCAGGGTGGCTCGGCAAGAACCAACTGCAATGCCTCCCGTCTGTCAAGCTGAAGATGCGGGCAGAGCCACTGTGACGTTCGCTGCACCCTTGCCGAGTGGGCATCCCACGCGGTCGACCGCGCCTGTGGTTCCTTCAACTATCCAACTCCACGCCACGGAGCCTCAAGCagccgcacctgggtcgtctgcacattttttcactagctaccccgtcccagacaaccagtcggaagcggctgcggaagccatccgacaggctgatatgatgatggagcgggtgaagatagtgcacgagagcagtcaggctgcctacgacgctagtgccgctcttcgggccaacgtccaggtgagtagactttccgactgtttttgttctcgaaaaatcttcttctgcacaatctcctgttgtttgcgttgaattagagcacccactgtgtgttgctgtcgtttttggtagtttcgctcttccactcggtATGGGCGAGTGGGaccagaaccggtgggggcacgccaagtgcacccactgggtgtagtccccgagaccgcggtcgactgctggcagtcgactggggtctgcacagcttgttgtccacttctttaggttttattcactcgaaAATGAACTGCCTTCGAACCTATCGATTGATCTGTCTCTTGCCTCCTGCAAAAGTCTTGTACActtatctccaagtttgccgaactcgaagagaagcagaggcaactcaacttagacttggaattggctcagcaaaatctgaaaaaagc
The window above is part of the Triticum aestivum cultivar Chinese Spring chromosome 2A, IWGSC CS RefSeq v2.1, whole genome shotgun sequence genome. Proteins encoded here:
- the LOC123184964 gene encoding uncharacterized protein — its product is MEIPVRRDVIMIRRVYGDDAATASVARSLLAPVANQLSGSGDTSDLHRRLVLVHLRSLKGPEDVRAAFDGVEAVAICILLMRAVVVFETEAGAARALQEPAKEAIGPCTAVPSLDLAAGCHFIPYKIIKVSAPAGASGAPPPPEPSMEDRARAFQEMCELKPMIDYDGPAEWKTCRPGMTTITQFAPSADSLVHGPTLGGGGYLWMHGSMVTYYHAEAGKPSGSEFNNVSIRVKQEETHSTKIRVTPLEPLVYVNQFGHLFCVTPTAGPR